The stretch of DNA TCAGCGTCCGCCGCGGCAATCAGGTCGCGCTGGGCGGTGATGGTCAGGTCACGCTCGGCAATATCGTGATGAAGGGCACCGCGCGCAAGGTGCGCCGCATCTACAACGGCAAGGTGCTGGTCGGGTTTGCCGGCAGCACCGCCGACGCTTTCTCGCTGCTGGACCGCTTCGAGGCCAAGTTGGAGAAATACCAGGGCAACCTGACCCGCGCCGCAGTCGACCTCGCCAAGGACTGGCGCTCGGACCGCGCGCTGCGCCGGCTGGAGGCCATGCTGATCACCGCCGACCGCGACACCACGCTGGTCATCACCGGCAATGGCGACGTGCTGGACCCCGAGGGCGGCATCGCCGCGATCGGTTCGGGCGGCGCCTATGCGCAGTCGGCGGCCAAGGCGCTGATGGAAAACACCGAGATGGCGCCGAAGGACGTGGTCGAAAAAGCGCTGACCATCGCCGGCGAGCTCTGCATCTATACCAACACCAATTTCGTCATCGAGACGCTGGAATAAGCCGCTGGCACCAGCGGGGGCCGGCGTACGCCCCCCGCGCACCGCGCCCCAACTGAACGGATACCATGTCGCACACCATGACCCCGTCGGAAATCGTTTCCGAACTCGACAAGCACATCATCGGCCAGAACAAGGCCAAGAAGGCCGTGGCGGTGGCGCTGCGCAACCGCTGGCGCCGCCAGCAGGTGGCCGAGCCGCTGCGCCAGGAAATCACCCCCAAGAACATCCTGATGATCGGCCCGACCGGCGTCGGCAAGACCGAGATCGCACGGCGCCTGGCCAAGCTGGCCGACGCGCCCTTCATCAAGATCGAGGCGACCAAGTTCACCGAGGTGGGCTATGTCGGCCGCGACGTCGACACCATCGTGCGCGACCTCGCCGAGATGGCGATCAAGCAGACGCGCGAATCCGAGATGAAGAAGGTGCGCACCAAGGCCGAGGACGCCGCCGAGGACCGCCTGCTCGACGTGCTGCTGCCGCCGCCGCGCGATATCGGCTTCTCGCAGCCGGAAGAGAAGGATTCCAACACGCGCCAGGTGTTCCGCAAGAAGCTGCGCGAAGGCCAGCTCGACGACAAGGACATCGAGCTCGAGGTCTCCGCCGGCATGCCGAGCATGGACATCATGGGCCCGCCGGGCATGGAAGACATGACCGAGCAGATCCGCACCATGTTTGCCGGCCTGGGCCAGGGCAAGAAGGCGCGCCGCAAGATGAAGGTCAAGGAAGCGTTCAAGCTGCTGATCGACGAAGAGGCCGCCAAGCTGGTCAATGACGAGGAACTGAAGCACAAGGCCATCGCCAACGTCGAGCAGAACGGCATCGTGTTCCTGGACGAGATCGACAAGATCGCCAGCCGCAGCGATATCGGCGGCGGCGAAGTGTCGCGCCAGGGCGTGCAGCGCGACCTGCTGCCGCTGGTCGAGGGCACCACGGTCAACACCAAGTACGGCATGATCAAGACCGACCATATCCTGTTCATCGCCTCGGGCGCGTTCCACCTGTCCAAGCCGAGCGACCTGATCCCCGAGCTGCAAGGCCGCTTCCCGATCCGCGTGGAACTGGAATCGCTGTCGGTGCAGGACTTCGAGGCTATCCTGACGCAGACCGATGCCAGCCTGACCAAGCAATACCAGGCGCTGCTGAACACCGAGGAGGTCAACCTGGTGTTCGCGCCGGACGGCATCCGCCGGCTCGCCGAGATCGCGTTCTCGGTCAACGAGAAGGTCGAGAACATCGGCGCGCGCCGGCTCTACACGGTGATGGAGCGGCTGCTGGAGGATCTGTCGTTCCATGCCAGCAAGTCGTCCGGCGAGACCGTGACCATCGACGCCGCGTACGTCGAGGAACGCCTGGGCGACCTCGCCGGCAACGAGGACCTGTCGCGCTACGTGCTGTAAAGCCCGCGGCATGGCAAAACGAAAGGCGCACTGCGGTGCGCCTTTTTGAAAGGCGCACCGCAGTGCGCCTTTTTTCATGTCCGTGCGTTTCCACCTGCCACATCGCGGTAAGGCTCGTAAGCAATGGTAAGCCCGCTGGCCGGCGTGGCCGGGCGATGCGACCCTTGCGCACCTTGACGGTCGATTGACCGGTGCGGGAGCCACCGCATCCCCCTCAACCCACTGGCAGGAGAAATCACATGGTCCATTACAAGACCCGCCGGGTGGTGCTCGCCACGGGCGGCCTGCTGGCCGCGCTGGCCGCCGCAACGGCCTTCCTTTGCATCCGTCCGGCGATGCCGGCGGCCGAAGCCGCGCAATCGGGCACCCTGGGCGCGGCCGCCGCCGCGGCGGCAACGCTGGCGCTGGATTCGGGCGCGCTGTTCACGCTGGCGGACCGCCATGCCGGCGATGCCATGCGCATCGCCGACAGCGGTGCGCCGCCGGACGGTGCCGACGGCCTGGACTGGGACTACGTCCAGTTGCGCCTGTAGCGCGGCGCCATGCCACGCCATGCAAAAGGCCGCGCACGTGCGCGGCCTTTTGCATTGGGGAACCCCGTTCAGCGCCTTCAGCGTGATACCGGCCGCTTGCCCAGCTTGCGCTGCAAGGTGCGCCGGTGCATGTTCAGCGCGCGCGCCGTCGCGGAGATATTGCCGCCATGCTCGGCCAGCACGCGCTGGATATGTTCCCACTCCAGCCGCGCCACCGACAACGGCACCGGTTCTTCCAGCGCGGCCTGCGCCGCGTCTTCCGACACGCCCGCCATCAGCGCGGTCAGGATCGAATCGACATTGGCCGGCTTGGCCAGGTATTCATCGGCGCCTTGCTTGACCGCCGCCACCGCGGTGGCGATGCTGGCGTAGCCGGTCAGGATCAGGATGCGCGCGTCGGGCAGGGCCTGCCGCAGCGGCGCCACCAGCTGCAGCCCGGACTCGGCGGGCGCGGTGCTGCCGGCTTCGGGCGGCGGCTCCAGGTGCAGGTCCAGCGTGACGTAGGCAAAGTCGGTGCGCGCCGCCAGCGCCAGCGCGGTGCGGCCGTCGTGCGCCACCGCCACGGCATAGCCGCGGCGCGTCAGAGCGCGCGCCAGCGTGCCGGCAAAGACTTCGTCGTCGTCGATCACCAGGAAGGGCGTGCCGGCCGGTGCGGTGGCTTCGGGTACCGGGGTAAGGGGTTCGGTCATAACGCAGAAGGCATGGTGGCGGTGGCGGCCGCGGAGGTGGAAAGCGTGGAGAGCGCGGGCAGGCGCAGTTCGGCGACGGTGCCGCCGCCCGGGCGGTCATGCCAGGCGAGTTCGCCGCCCATCTGGCGGGCGGCGCTTTGCGCCAGGTACAGGCCGATGCCCTGGCCGCCATGCTGGCTGGCCACCGGGGTTTCGCCGAGCTGGCCGCGCAGCGCTTCGGGGATGCCGTCGCCGTGGTCGGCAACGCGGAACGACAGCCATGGCGCGGTATTGCCGGGGGCCATGGCGATCTGCAGCTGCAACGGCTGCGCGCCGCGGCTGGCGGCCTGCTGGCTGCGCGCGGCGTTGTCCAGCAGGATGGTCAGGATCTGGCCCACGCGCGCGGTTTCCACCGCCTGCGCGCCGGCGCCCGGCGTGGCCACGGCCTGCAGGCTGGCATTGGGATGGCGCAGCTGCCAGCGCTCGGCAAACGCCGGCAGCCAGCCGTCGATGCGCTGCGGCGCCAGCGTGGCCGGGTCTTCGCGCAGCCGCGCCAGGGTCGAGCGGCACAGCGCCAGCTGCTGCTCCATGGTCTGCAGGTCGGGCAGATAGCCGCTGATGGCGGCGGCGCCGCGGCCGGCGTCGGAGGCATCGGCGCGCAGCTCGCCGGCAATCACCGCCAGCGTCGCCAGCGGCGTGCCGATTTCATGCGCCACCGCGGCGGCCTGGCCGTTCAGGTCCTCGACGCGCGCTTCGCGCAGCAGCTGCTCGCGCGCCAGGTTCAGCTGCGCCTCGCGCTGGCGCAGCACGCCCGACAGGCGCGCCACGAACAGCGCGATCATCACCGCGCTGGCGACGAAGTTCAGCCACATGCCGGCCAGGTGGTAGGTCACCGCGTTGTCCGGGTTGTGCAGGTCCAGCGGCACGTACTCGATCAGCAGCACCGTGTAGCAGGCCAGCGCGTACAGCGACAGCGCAATCACCTGGCGCCACGGCAGGATGGCCGCGGCGATGGCCAGCCCCGGCAGGTAGAACGAGACGAACGGGTTGGTGGCGCCGCCGGTGTAGAACAGGATCGCCGACAGCGCGGTCAGGTCGACCAGCAGCTGGCCCATCAGCTCGGCCTCGCCGGGCGCGCTGTTGCGCCGCGTGTGCTGGCGCAGCCGCAGGCCGGTGAGCAGGTTGAACAGCGCCTGCAGCCCCAGCACCACCAGCAGCGGCGTGTAGGGCAGGCGGATGCCGGCAATCGGCTCGCACACCAGCACGGTCAGCGCCTGTCCGCCCAGCAGCGCCCAGCGCAGCCAGAACAGCCGGCGCAGCGTCACCTGGCCATGGCGTGCCGAACTGCCGGCCGGCAGGGGCGACAGGAACGGGAAGTCAGGCAGGCGGGTCACGGCTGGGGCGGTGCGCATGGCGCGAGTGTATCAATGCCGCCGCGGGGCGCCGGCGCGTGCGACACCTTGCCGCATTGGCGCGTTGCCGCGCCGGCTGCCAGACTGGCTGGTTGCGTTGTCGATCGCGCGTGCCGGGCGGCTACGGCGGGCTCGGGCATGGGCGGTCCCCGCATGGTCTAATGTCTGCTTTCAGGAGAGCCTTTGATGCAAGCCAAATTCCGCCCGGCCACGCTGGCCGCTACCTTTGCCCTGGCCGCCACGCTGGCATCGGGCGCCGCGCTGGCGCAGGTCGATGTCAGCAGCGCCTGGGTGCGCGGCACGGTGCCGACCCAGACCGCTTCGGGCGCCTTCATGGTGCTGCACGCGCACCAGGACGCAAAGCTGGTCGGCGTCTCGTCGCCGGTGGCGTCGGCCGAGCTGCACGAGATGAAGATGGAAGGCAACGTGATGCGCATGCGCCAGATCAAGTCGCTGGACCTGCCCAGGATGCAGAACGTCGAACTGAAGCCGGGCGGCTACCACGTGATGCTGATGGACCTGAAGGCCCAGCTCAAGCCCGGCGATACCGTGCCCATCACGCTGAAGATCGAGCAGGGCGGCAAGGTGATCGAGCAGAAAGTCACGGCCGAAGTGCGCAGCATGGTGCCGGGCGCCGCCAGCGGCGGCCACGGCGAGCACAAGCACTGACCGGCGGCCGGCCCGCGCCGGGGCGTCAGCCGCGCAGGCTGATCGGCTCGTCCGCTTCCGGGCTCGACGCCGCCGCCAGCACGCGCTCGCGCAGCCAGGCGTGGGCGGGATCGGCCTCGGTGCGCTGGTGCCAGATCATGCTGAAGGTGAAGTCGTCCAGCGCGAACGGCGGCGCGAACACGGCGTAGCGCGGATCGTCTTCCAGCGCGGCCAGGCTGCGCCGCGCGGTGGTCAGCACCAGGTTGGTCCCGGCGATCAGCGCCGGCGCCACGCTCCAGTGCGGCACCACGCAGGCGATCTTGCGCCGTCCCCCCAGCTTGGCCACGGCCGTGTCGATCGCGTCCATGCGTTCGCTGTGGGTGGCGACCAGCACGTGCGAGCGCGCCAGGTAGGCCACCTGGTCGAGCCGGCCGGTATCGCGCACGGTGGCGGCATCGACCGCGCAGGCATAGCTTTCGCGGAACAGCTCGGCGGACTGCACGCCTTCGGGCTGGTGGCTGAACACCCCCAGCGCCATGTCGATCTCGCCATCGGCCACCTGCGCGGTCATGCCCTCGCGGCTGGCCTGCGACACCACCAGGTCGATATTGGGCGCGGCCTTGCGCACCGCGCGCAGCAGCCGCGGCAGCACCACCAGCGCGCCGTAGTCGGACATCGCCAGCCGGAAGCTGCGCCGCGCGGTGGCCGGCTGGAAGCCGCTCGGCCCCAGCAGGATGCGCACCTGCGCCAGCGCCTCGGCCAGCGGCCCCGACAGCTCGTGCGCGCGCGCGCTCAGCACCAGCCCGCCCTTGCCGCGCACCAGGATCGGGTCGTCGAGCAGCTGCCGCAGCCGCCCGAGCGCATGGCTGACCGCCGGCTGGCTCAGGTGCAGCCGCAGCGCGGCGCGGGAGATATGGCGCTCCGCCAGCAGCGCTTCCAGCACCACCAGCAGGTTGAGGTCGATTCCGCGTAGGCTATTCATTCGGCGAATATTAAACGTACGAAAGCAGAATTGGAAATTCGCAAAGCGATATTTCAAACTGCTGGCATCGCATCTTGCCCTATGGAGCGCGCCATGTCAGGCACCCAGCTGTCGTTTTCGATCCCGGCATCGCTCTGGCTGCCGCTTGGCACCGCCGTGCTGGCCGGTGCCGCGATCCCGTTCCAGGCCGGGGCCAACGCCACGCTCGGGCGCATGCTTGGCCATCCGCTGTCGGCCACGCTGGTGTCGCTGCTGGTCAGCCTGCTGGCGCTGCTGCCGGTGCTGTGGCTGATGCGGGTGCCGCTGCCGTCGCCGGCGGCGCTGGCGCAGGCGCCGGCCTGGCTGTGGAGCGGCGGGGTGCTGGGGGTGTTCTATATCTCGGCCGCGCTGATCATGGCGCCCAGGCTGGGCGCCGCCGGCTTCATTGCCGCGGTGGTGGCCGGGCAGGTGCTGGCCGCGCTGCTGGTCGACCAGTTCGGCCTGGCCGGGTTTGCGGTGCGCGCGCTGACGCCGACGCGGGTGGCCGGCGCCGCGCTGATCGTGGCCGGGATGCTGGCGATGCAGTGGGACAGCGGCGCGGCCGTTGCGCCGGCGCGTCAGCCGGCCGCTGGATCGGGTACGGAAGCGGGTGCGGATTCCGGCGTCTGACCATCCCGCCGCGCCGCCAGGCACGCCGGACACAGGCAGTGCTGGCCCGGCACGATGTGCCGCGCCGGCAGCAGCGGCTGGCTGGCGCACCAGCACTCGGGCAGTCCTGCCACATAGCCGCAGACAAAGCCTGCGCCGCAGCGGCTGCAATGTTCGACCGGTCGCAACTGCCCGGTCAGCACCGCGGTGGCGTCGCTCATGGCCGCCTCCGCGGTGCTGGCGTCATGGACTGGATTCGGTCGGGCGAGCGAAAGGTGGCTGCTGACATGATGGCAAGTCTTGGGGAACACTGCGCCTCGGTGCAGGCCAAACGGCTGAGACGGCGGGCCGGGAAGCCGCGCGCTTGTTGCATCGACGGAACGCGCCGGTGCCCCGCAGGCCGCTTGCAGCCGCTTCGCCGTGCCCGGTTGGGCCGGCGCGCTTTCGCCCCGCGCGGTTTCTTGTAAAATCGGCGCCTGCCGTGGCCGGATGGCGCACTTTCGGGCGATCCCCGGGGGCGATCCGTCGGGCTTCCCCCCGGGGACGCGGCGGCTTAGCCATCATACCTGTTGATTCTCACGGATGTCCCCCATGAACGCCGACAACCCTGGGCCTGCCGCGACCGCGGTGGCCGCCATCGCTCCCGCACTGAAGGCCGAGATCCTCGCCGAGGCCCTGCCGTATATCCGCAAGTTCCACGGCAAGACCATCGTGGTCAAGTACGGCGGCAATGCCATGACCGAAGAGAAGCTCAAGCACGGCTTCGCGCGCGACGTGATCCTGCTCAAGCTGGTCGGCATGAACCCGGTCGTGGTGCACGGCGGCGGCCCGCAGATCGACGAGGCGTTGAAGAAGGTGGGCAAGGTCGGCACCTTCGTGCAGGGCATGCGCGTCACCGACGAAGAGACCATGGAAGTGGTCGAGTGGGTGCTGGGCGGTGAAGTCCAGCAGGACATCGTGATGCTGATCAACCAGTACGGCGGCCAGGCCGTCGGCCTGACCGGCAAGGACGGCGGCCTGATCCGCGCCAAGCGCCTGCAGATGCCCGACCGCGAGAACCCGGGCGCGTTCATCGACATCGGCTACGTCGGCGACATCGAGGCGATCAACCCGGCGGTGGTCAAGGCGCTGCAGGATGACGCCTTCATCCCGGTGATCTCGCCGATCGGCTTCTCCGACGACGGCCAGGCCTACAACATCAACGCCGACGTGGTCGCCGGCAAGATGGCCGAGATCCTCAAGGCCGAGAAGCTGGTGATGATGACCAACATCCCGGGCGTGATGGACAAGAAGGGCAACCTGCTGACCGACCTGTCCGCGCGCGAGATCGAAGAACTGTTCGCCGACGGCACCATCTCGGGCGGCATGCTGCCGAAGATTTCGTCGGCGCTGGACGCGGCCAAGAGCGGCGTGCATTCGGTACACATCATCGACGGCCGCATCGAGCATTCGCTGCTGCTGGAAATCCTGACCGAGCAGGCCTTCGGCACCATGATCCGCTCGCACTGAGCGGAGCCCCGCAGCGGCGCCGGCCACGGCCGGCCGCTCCGGCATATCCCACCACCTTCCGAGTTGCCCGGCGTGCCTTCCAGTCTTTCCTCACCGCGCCGTGTCCGCGCTCGCCTCCGCCGCCGTCCCGCGGGCGATACCTCGGGCGGCACGGTCTGGCTGTTCGATCTCGACAACACGCTGCACGATGCCTCGCACGCGATCTTCCCGGCGATCAACCGGCTGATGACCGCGTACGTGGCGCGCGTGCTCGGCTGCGACGAAGCCACCGCCAGCCGCGTGCGCGTGGACTACTGGCAGCGCTACGGCGCCACGCTGCTCGGCATGATCCGCCACCACGGCGTCGACCCGGCGGACTTCCTGCGCGCCGCGCATGAGTTCCCGGCGCTGGCCGAGATGGTACGGGTCCGGCGCGGCCTGGCCGCGCACCTGCTGCGCCTGCCCGGGCGCAAGATCCTGGTCACCAACGCGCCGCAGGACTATGCGCGCGCGGTGCTGGAGATCGCCGGCATTCGGCACTGCTTCGAGCGCGTGGTGGCGATCGAGCAGATGTGGGTGCACGGGCATCTGCGGCCCAAGCCGGACCGCCGCATGCTGCGCCGGCTGCTGGCGCAGGCCCGCATCGCGCCGCATCGCGCGGTGCTGGTCGAGGACACGGTGTCGCATCTCAAGCGCTACGCCGGCACCGGCATCCGCACCGCGTGGGTGACGGGCTACCTGCGCACGGTCGCGCCTTCACGACCGCACAGGGTGCCCGCCGCGCCCGCCGCCGCGCATGACGACGGCAGCCGCCGCGACGCCGCGGTGCGCTCGACGCTGCAGGCCGAGGACCGACGCCATGCCGGCCACGCCGTGCAGGAGCGCTCGGTGACGCTGGTGGCCGCCGAGACCCAGGCGCCGCAGGCGCAGCCCGACAACGTGCCGCGCGTGCGTGCGCGCGTGCCGAACCGGCCGGCCTATGTGGACATAAAAGTACAATCGATGCATCAACTCCAACGACGAATGCGGAGAACCGGGTCATGACGCAAAGCAACGGGCGCGAACCAGAGGCGGTCATCGCGGGCAGCGAGCCGGACGCCGACCAGCAGCGGGCGGCGCCGGCGCGCAAGCGTCCGCGCCCCGGCGAGCGCCGCGTGCAGATCCTGCAGACGCTGGCGACCATGCTGGAACACCCGCGCGGGGAGAAGATCACCACCGCGGCGCTGGCCGCGCGCCTGAGCGTGTCCGAGGCGGCGCTGTACCGGCATTTCGCCAGCAAGGCGCAGATGTACGAGGGGCTGATCGGCTTTATCGAGCAGACCGTGTTCGGCCTGATCAACCAGATCACCGACAAGGAAGAGCACGGCCTGCGCCAGGCGCATGCGATCGTGCGCATGCTGCTGTCGTTCGCGGAAAAGAACCCGGGCATGACGCGCGTGCTGACCGGCGAGGCCCTGGTGGGCGAGCACGAACGGCTGCAGGAGCGCATCAACCAGGTGGTGGACCGCATCGAGGCGTCGCTGCGCCAGTGCCTGAAGGTGGCGGTGACCCAGGCCGCGTTTCCGGCGGATGCCGATATTCCCGCGCGCGCCGCGCTGATCATGGCGGCGGTGCAGGGCCAGTGGCACCGCTATGCCAAGAGCGGTTTCCGCAAGTCACCGTCGGACCATGCCGACGCGCATCTGCGCGTGCTGCTGGGCTGAATGCAACCAGCCGGGCCGATTGCTCTATAATTGCCCGGTCGCGCCGATTTGATGACTGGCTTGCGGGCGCGCGGCAGCCACGGACAGGGTTCCGATGGCTCGCCACTATAAATGCGGCTAAAGAGGTTGGGTCGGCGCCCCATGCCACCACGGCAGTGGATGGCGCCGGCACGCGGAATCCCGCAGGGAATCCAGCGAATCCCGACTTGGCTGCGACGCTTGATACGCAAATGCCGGTCGGGTTTTTTTATGCCCGTTCGCCACGGGCCGGATTCCATGACTGATGTCGCCCTGCCGACCGCCGCGCCTGCCGCGTTCGACCTGCCGCCGGATTCGGTCGGCGTGGTCGCGCCGCAGCGCATGCACTTTGCCGAGCCGCTGAAGCTGCGCAACGGCTCGTCCATCGCCGGCTACGACCTGATGGTCGAGACCTACGGCACGCTCAATGCGGACCGCTCCAACGCGGTGCTGGTCTGCCACGCACTGAACGCCTCGCACCATGTCGCGGGCGTCTATGCCGAAGACCGGCGCAACGTGGGCTGGTGGGACAACATGGTCGGTCCCGGCAAGCCGCTCGATACCAACCGCTTCTTCGTCATCGGCATCAACAACCTGGGCTCGTGCTTCGGCTCGACCGGGCCGATGAGCCTGAACCCGGCCACCAGCGCACCCTATGGCGCGTCGTTCCCCGTGGTCACGGTGGAAGACTGGGTCAATGCGCAGGCGCGCGTGGCCGACGCGTTCGGCATCACGCAGTTCGCCGCGGTGATGGGCGGCAGCCTGGGCGGCATGCAGGCGGTGGCCTGGAGCCTGATGTACCCGGAGCGCCTGCGCCATTGCATCGTGATCGCCTCCACGCCCAAGCTGTCGGCGCAGAATATCGCCTTCAACGAAGTGGCGCGCAGCGCGATCCTGTCGGACCCGGATTTCCACGGCGGCAACTACTACGCGTACGGCGTCAAGCCCAAGCGTGGGCTGCGCGTGGCGCGCATGATCGGCCATATCACCTACCTGTCGGACGAGGACATGGCCGAGAAATTCGGCCGCGAGCTCAAGAGCGAGGACATCCGCTTTTCGTTCGATGTCGAGTTCCAGGTGGAAAGCTATTTGCGCTACCAGGGCGACAAGTTCGCCGAGTACTTCGACGCCAACACCTACCTGCTGATCACGCGCGCGCTCGATTATTTCGACCCGGCGCTGGCTTACGGCGGCGACCTGACACGCGCGATGGCGCAGACCCAGGCCAGCTTCCTGGTGGCCAGCTTCGGCACCGACTGGCGCTTCGCGCCCAGCCGCAGCCGCGAGCTGGTCAAGGCGCTGCTGGACAACAAGCGCCCGGTCTCGTACGCCGAGATCGACGCGCCGCACGGCCACGATGCCTTCCTGCTCGACGACCCGCGCTATCACAACCTGATGCGCGCCTACTACGACCGCATCGCGGAGGAGATCGGCGCATGAACGCCCTGGCCAATCCCAATATCCTGGCCCTGCGCCCCGACTTCCGCGCGATCGCGCGCTGGATCGAACCCAATTCCACCGTGCTCGACCTGGGCTGCGGCGATGGCAGCCTGCTGCGCGTGCTGCAGGACGAGCTCGAGGTGCAGGCCTACGGCATCGAGATCCGCGACGAAGGCGTGCTGGCCTGCGCGCAGAAGGGCGTGCATGTCATCCAGCAGAACCTGGAGGGCGGGCTGGCGCTGTTCGAGGACAAGAGCTTCGACACGGTGATCCTGTCGCAGACGCTGCAGACCATCCACAACACCGCGCAGGTGCTGCGCGACACGCTGCGGGTCGGGCGCGAGTGCATCGTCTCGTTCCCGAACTTCGGCTACTGGCCGCACCGCCTGTCGGTGTTCCGCGGGCGCATGCCGGTGTCGGAGTCGCTGCCTTACCAGTGGTACAACACGCCCAACGTGCGCGTGCTGACCATCAGCGACTTCGAGGCGCTGGCGCCCAAGGTCGGCCTGCGCGTGCTCGACCGCGTGGTGATGCACGAGGGCGTGACCGTCAACTGGGGCGTCAACTGGCGCGGCAGCCTGGCGGTGTACCGGGTCTGCGCGGCCTGAGCCGGTCGAGCGGGTTGCGCGCCTAGCCCGGCAGCGCGCCGGCCTGGTACTGCGCCGCGAATTCCGCCGACGGCGGGATAGGCTTGATGATGTCGATCAGCACGCCGTTGGGATCGGCGGTAATGAAGTGCCGCTGGCCGAAGGCTTCGTCGCGCAGTGGCTGCAGGATCGGCAGGCCCGCCGCGCGCAGCCGGTCATGGACCACATCCGCATCTTCCACCTCGAAGTTCAGCAGCAACCCTTGCGCGCGCTGGCCGCGGGCCGGCGGGGGGATGGTGTCGTGGGTGCCGTCGAGCACGGCGAGGCTGACTGACGGGTCATCCGCCAGTTGCAGGTGCACGTACCAGTCGCTGGCGAACAGGGCAGTAAAGCCGAAATGCTGTTGATAGAACGCGGCCGTCCCGGCCACGTCGGCAGTCATGATGACCGGGTAATA from Cupriavidus taiwanensis encodes:
- the metX gene encoding homoserine O-succinyltransferase MetX is translated as MTDVALPTAAPAAFDLPPDSVGVVAPQRMHFAEPLKLRNGSSIAGYDLMVETYGTLNADRSNAVLVCHALNASHHVAGVYAEDRRNVGWWDNMVGPGKPLDTNRFFVIGINNLGSCFGSTGPMSLNPATSAPYGASFPVVTVEDWVNAQARVADAFGITQFAAVMGGSLGGMQAVAWSLMYPERLRHCIVIASTPKLSAQNIAFNEVARSAILSDPDFHGGNYYAYGVKPKRGLRVARMIGHITYLSDEDMAEKFGRELKSEDIRFSFDVEFQVESYLRYQGDKFAEYFDANTYLLITRALDYFDPALAYGGDLTRAMAQTQASFLVASFGTDWRFAPSRSRELVKALLDNKRPVSYAEIDAPHGHDAFLLDDPRYHNLMRAYYDRIAEEIGA
- the metW gene encoding methionine biosynthesis protein MetW, coding for MNALANPNILALRPDFRAIARWIEPNSTVLDLGCGDGSLLRVLQDELEVQAYGIEIRDEGVLACAQKGVHVIQQNLEGGLALFEDKSFDTVILSQTLQTIHNTAQVLRDTLRVGRECIVSFPNFGYWPHRLSVFRGRMPVSESLPYQWYNTPNVRVLTISDFEALAPKVGLRVLDRVVMHEGVTVNWGVNWRGSLAVYRVCAA
- a CDS encoding VOC family protein, producing MKVTSYYPVIMTADVAGTAAFYQQHFGFTALFASDWYVHLQLADDPSVSLAVLDGTHDTIPPPARGQRAQGLLLNFEVEDADVVHDRLRAAGLPILQPLRDEAFGQRHFITADPNGVLIDIIKPIPPSAEFAAQYQAGALPG